The Saccharolobus shibatae B12 genomic interval TTATTGTAATCCTTGTTCTCTATTGTAACTAAATATCTATTATTGTCGTTGTCTTTAACTATCAAATCTGCTGCAGTTAATTTCAATGATAGGACGTTTATCCCATTTTCTTTCAATTTATATATTAACTTTGATTTAAAACTCTCCGGAGAAAACTCTGTTATATCCTCTTCAATGACTTCTTTTTTACCTTTTACAGAGTCCCATATTACATCGCCTATTATATCGTCCCCAAACAAATCTATCAGCTTCTCGGCAACTTCAAGCGATACGTCTGAATCCCCTTTCTCATAATCATAAATGGCCTTTCTAGAAACTCCAAGAAATTTAGCTACGTCTCCTATACTATATCCCATTTCCTCTCTCTTATGTTTCAATATGTAATTTCTGATCTTTATGAATATACCTCCCCTAGTTCTATAAAGGAAAATCTTCTCACCATTGATTACTTTCTTAAATCCTTCTGGTGAGACTGCAAAAACATTATCAGCCTTAACTGAGACAATATCCTCCTCTTCTTCATTAGTGACTACTAATGACGCGGTTACCGTAGATACTGCAATCTTCTTCAAATCTGAAATTTCCTCTTTGGTCACC includes:
- a CDS encoding transcriptional regulator, with the translated sequence MSKKIINEVIDILEDKKYTYTMIEYPEHNRKSVDIVLNSKEPTLIRVSEDKVTKEEISDLKKIAVSTVTASLVVTNEEEEDIVSVKADNVFAVSPEGFKKVINGEKIFLYRTRGGIFIKIRNYILKHKREEMGYSIGDVAKFLGVSRKAIYDYEKGDSDVSLEVAEKLIDLFGDDIIGDVIWDSVKGKKEVIEEDITEFSPESFKSKLIYKLKENGINVLSLKLTAADLIVKDNDNNRYLVTIENKDYNKSMKKFYEAKKLASYTKSELLIIIRTSKMLKECEDLGYKTYEENDIHSLIDEIKGSNGRQS